The Metabacillus litoralis genome contains a region encoding:
- the rpsF gene encoding 30S ribosomal protein S6, whose translation MRKYEVMYIIRPNIEDEAKKALVERFNNVLSENGAEVTEAKEWGKRRLAYEINDFRDGYYMLLQVNSAAEAVQEFDRLAKISEDIIRHIVIKKED comes from the coding sequence ATGAGAAAGTACGAAGTTATGTACATCATCCGCCCAAACATTGAAGATGAAGCTAAGAAAGCTTTAGTTGAGCGTTTCAACAACGTTTTATCTGAGAATGGTGCGGAAGTAACAGAAGCGAAAGAGTGGGGCAAACGTCGCCTAGCATACGAAATCAATGATTTCCGTGATGGCTACTACATGCTTCTTCAAGTTAACTCTGCAGCTGAAGCTGTTCAAGAATTCGATCGTTTAGCGAAAATCAGCGAAGATATCATTCGCCACATCGTTATTAAAAAAGAAGACTAA
- the dnaB gene encoding replicative DNA helicase — MNEVLGDRIPPQNIEAEQAVLGAIFLQPSSITLTSELLIPEDFYRASHQKIYNAMLDLSDKGEPVDLVTITAALADVNLLEEVGGVSYLSDLANSVPTAANIEYYAKIVEEKSILRRLIRTATTIAQDGYSREDEVEVLLGEAEKTIMEVAQRKNAGAFQNIKDVLVQTYDNIETLHDRKGDVTGIPTGFIELDKMTAGFQRNDLIIVAARPSVGKTAFALNIAQNVATKTEENVAIFSLEMGADQLVMRMLCAEGNIDAQRLRTGSLTPEDWGKLTMAMGSLSDSGIYIDDTPGIRVGDIRAKCRRLKQESGLGMVLIDYLQLIQGNGRTDNRQQEVSEISRTLKELARELKVPVIALSQLSRGVEQRQDKRPMMSDIRESGSIEQDADIVAFLYRDDYYDKESENKNIIEIIIAKQRNGPVGTVSLAFVKEYNKFVNLERRFDDGAA, encoded by the coding sequence ATTAACGAGGTACTTGGTGATCGTATACCACCACAAAATATAGAAGCAGAACAAGCTGTATTAGGAGCTATATTTCTCCAACCATCATCTATTACTTTAACATCAGAATTATTAATCCCAGAAGATTTCTATCGAGCTTCACACCAAAAAATTTACAACGCTATGTTAGACCTTTCTGATAAGGGAGAGCCGGTTGACCTTGTAACAATCACTGCAGCGCTAGCAGATGTGAATTTACTAGAAGAAGTAGGAGGAGTTTCTTATCTTAGTGATTTAGCAAACTCAGTTCCAACCGCTGCAAACATTGAATATTACGCTAAAATCGTAGAAGAAAAATCAATCCTTAGAAGATTAATTCGTACAGCTACAACCATCGCACAAGATGGATATAGTAGAGAAGATGAGGTTGAGGTTCTCCTAGGTGAGGCGGAGAAAACAATTATGGAAGTTGCACAGCGAAAAAATGCTGGTGCCTTCCAAAATATTAAAGATGTTCTTGTACAAACATATGATAATATCGAAACCTTACACGATCGTAAAGGTGATGTAACAGGAATTCCAACTGGATTTATTGAGTTAGATAAAATGACAGCTGGGTTTCAACGAAACGATTTAATTATCGTTGCGGCCCGTCCATCTGTAGGTAAAACAGCATTTGCCTTAAACATTGCACAAAACGTTGCAACCAAAACAGAAGAAAATGTTGCGATTTTTAGTCTTGAGATGGGTGCGGATCAGCTGGTCATGAGGATGCTCTGTGCTGAGGGAAACATTGATGCACAAAGGCTAAGAACTGGTTCTTTAACACCAGAAGACTGGGGTAAGCTAACTATGGCAATGGGTAGCTTGTCAGACTCCGGAATCTATATTGATGACACTCCTGGTATTCGTGTCGGTGACATCCGCGCTAAGTGCCGTCGCCTAAAGCAAGAAAGTGGGCTAGGCATGGTTCTTATTGACTATCTTCAATTAATTCAAGGTAATGGTCGAACAGATAACCGTCAACAAGAGGTATCTGAAATCTCTCGTACACTTAAGGAACTAGCTCGTGAATTGAAGGTTCCTGTTATTGCACTTTCTCAGCTATCTCGTGGTGTTGAGCAAAGACAAGATAAACGACCTATGATGTCTGATATTCGTGAATCAGGAAGTATCGAGCAGGATGCCGATATCGTTGCCTTTTTATATCGTGACGATTATTATGATAAGGAATCCGAAAACAAAAACATCATTGAAATTATTATTGCAAAGCAACGTAACGGTCCGGTTGGGACAGTTTCATTAGCTTTCGTAAAAGAATATAATAAGTTCGTCAATCTTGAGCGGCGTTTTGATGACGGTGCAGCATAG
- the ychF gene encoding redox-regulated ATPase YchF produces MALTAGIVGLPNVGKSTLFNAITQAGAESANYPFCTIDPNVGIVEVPDERLQKLTELVNPKKTIPTAFEFTDIAGIVKGASKGEGLGNKFLSHIRQVDAICHVVRCFADENITHVSGKVDPISDIETINLELILADLETVDKRIDRVAKLAKQKEKTAVFEHEILSMLKEAFESEKPARAVEFNEEQLKYAKQLHLLTIKPILYVANVSEEEVADPSNNPYVQQVREFAAGENAEVIVVCAKIESEIAELEGEEKEMFLEELGIEESGLDQLIKASYNLLGLATYFTAGEQEVRAWTFKKGMKAPQCAGIIHTDFERGFIRAETVSYADLLSAKTMGAAREAGKVRLEGKDYIVKDGDVIHFRFNV; encoded by the coding sequence ATGGCATTAACTGCTGGAATTGTAGGCCTTCCTAACGTAGGGAAATCTACTTTATTTAACGCAATTACACAAGCTGGTGCTGAATCAGCAAACTATCCATTCTGTACAATAGATCCTAACGTGGGAATTGTAGAAGTACCGGATGAGCGTTTACAAAAGCTAACAGAATTAGTTAACCCAAAGAAAACTATTCCAACAGCATTCGAATTCACTGATATCGCAGGAATTGTAAAAGGTGCTAGTAAGGGTGAAGGTTTAGGAAATAAGTTCCTTTCACATATTCGCCAAGTAGATGCAATTTGTCATGTTGTACGTTGCTTCGCTGACGAAAACATTACACACGTATCAGGAAAAGTGGATCCTATTTCAGATATTGAAACAATCAACCTTGAATTGATTTTGGCAGACTTAGAGACAGTTGATAAACGTATCGACCGTGTAGCAAAGCTTGCTAAACAAAAAGAAAAAACAGCTGTTTTTGAACATGAAATTTTATCGATGTTAAAAGAAGCTTTTGAAAGCGAAAAGCCTGCTCGTGCAGTAGAATTTAATGAAGAGCAGCTTAAATATGCAAAACAACTACATTTGTTAACAATCAAACCAATTTTATATGTTGCTAATGTTAGTGAAGAGGAAGTTGCTGATCCTTCTAACAACCCTTATGTTCAACAAGTTCGTGAATTTGCAGCAGGCGAAAATGCTGAAGTTATCGTAGTTTGTGCAAAAATCGAATCAGAAATTGCTGAGCTTGAAGGGGAAGAAAAAGAAATGTTCCTAGAAGAGCTAGGCATTGAAGAATCAGGGCTTGATCAATTAATCAAAGCTTCATACAATCTTCTTGGACTTGCTACTTACTTCACTGCTGGTGAACAAGAAGTTCGCGCATGGACATTTAAAAAAGGCATGAAAGCTCCTCAATGTGCTGGAATCATCCACACAGACTTCGAACGAGGCTTCATCCGTGCTGAAACCGTTTCTTATGCTGACTTATTATCTGCAAAAACAATGGGTGCTGCACGTGAAGCAGGAAAAGTTCGCTTAGAAGGAAAAGACTATATTGTAAAAGACGGAGACGTTATTCACTTCCGTTTTAATGTGTAA
- the rpsR gene encoding 30S ribosomal protein S18 produces MAGGRKGGRAKRRKVCFFTSNGITHIDYKDVDLLKKFVSERGKILPRRVTGTSAKYQRKLTVAIKRARQMALLPYVAGE; encoded by the coding sequence ATGGCAGGCGGACGTAAAGGTGGACGTGCAAAACGTCGTAAGGTGTGTTTCTTCACATCAAATGGTATCACTCACATCGATTATAAAGATGTTGATTTACTAAAAAAATTCGTATCTGAGCGTGGTAAAATTTTACCTCGTCGTGTAACAGGTACAAGCGCTAAATACCAACGTAAATTGACTGTAGCTATCAAAAGAGCTCGTCAAATGGCTTTATTACCATATGTTGCTGGTGAATAA
- the rplI gene encoding 50S ribosomal protein L9 codes for MKVIFLKDVKGKGKKGEVKNVADGYAHNFLIKQGLAVEATNSSISSLNAQKKKQEQEAVEELEQMKQLKDVLEKLTVEISAKSGEGGRLFGSVTSKQIADELKKSHNIKIDKRKLDLPDGIRSLGFTNVPAKLHPEVNATIKVHVKEQ; via the coding sequence ATGAAAGTAATCTTTTTAAAAGACGTTAAAGGTAAAGGGAAAAAAGGGGAAGTTAAGAATGTAGCAGACGGATATGCTCACAATTTCCTTATCAAACAAGGATTAGCTGTTGAAGCAACAAATTCAAGTATTAGCTCATTAAATGCTCAAAAGAAAAAACAGGAGCAAGAAGCTGTGGAAGAACTAGAACAAATGAAGCAGCTAAAAGATGTTCTTGAAAAATTAACGGTTGAAATTTCAGCAAAATCTGGTGAAGGCGGTCGTTTATTTGGTTCAGTAACAAGCAAGCAAATTGCAGATGAACTGAAAAAGTCACACAATATTAAAATAGATAAACGTAAGCTGGATTTACCAGATGGCATTCGCTCTTTAGGATTTACAAATGTACCTGCAAAGCTCCATCCAGAAGTAAATGCAACGATTAAAGTACATGTTAAAGAACAATAA
- a CDS encoding YybS family protein produces the protein MRKTNAITEGAVLLALFIVLMLVAKYAPIIGILALFVLPLPFIIFTIRHSLSTALMLVVAGSILSVLFGSITNILLALMFGLSGMVMGYFYKKKLTMGVLVGGSLAYTFSIIVSYIGSIVFLNIDFIQDSIELFKDSIKQSKAILQSFDASGQVNQQFEQLEEGMGYITTLIPTLFVTTGMVFAVITHLISVPILKRLRFELAPLKPFREWRLPTSIIWYYLISSILLMVKLDQDSFLFMAVLNLYFILQFFVLMQGYSFVFFYSYVKGWAKAIPIVILIASLIIPIFLYLIRILGIIDLGFPLRRKILKK, from the coding sequence GTGAGGAAAACAAATGCTATAACAGAAGGGGCTGTTTTATTAGCACTTTTCATCGTGCTCATGCTTGTAGCAAAATATGCACCGATTATTGGGATACTTGCCCTTTTTGTTCTACCTCTGCCGTTTATTATTTTTACAATAAGGCATAGTCTATCCACTGCGCTTATGCTTGTAGTGGCAGGAAGTATCCTATCGGTTTTATTCGGATCTATTACTAATATTTTATTAGCTCTTATGTTTGGCTTGAGCGGTATGGTGATGGGGTATTTCTATAAAAAGAAACTAACAATGGGTGTATTGGTCGGAGGGAGCTTAGCTTATACTTTTAGCATTATTGTTTCTTATATTGGTTCAATTGTTTTTCTAAATATAGACTTTATTCAAGACTCTATTGAACTGTTTAAAGACTCAATTAAGCAATCAAAAGCAATTTTGCAATCATTTGATGCAAGTGGACAAGTGAATCAGCAGTTTGAGCAGCTTGAAGAAGGGATGGGCTATATTACGACATTAATACCTACTTTATTTGTTACAACAGGTATGGTTTTTGCTGTTATCACTCATCTCATTTCTGTCCCGATTTTAAAAAGACTTCGATTTGAGTTAGCACCTTTAAAGCCCTTCCGTGAGTGGAGATTACCAACAAGTATTATTTGGTACTATTTAATTAGCTCCATATTATTAATGGTAAAACTCGATCAAGACAGTTTTCTTTTTATGGCTGTGTTAAATCTATATTTTATTTTACAATTTTTCGTGCTGATGCAAGGATATTCCTTTGTTTTTTTCTATTCATATGTCAAGGGCTGGGCAAAAGCAATTCCTATCGTTATTTTAATTGCTTCGTTAATCATCCCAATATTTCTTTATCTTATTAGAATCTTAGGTATAATTGATTTAGGCTTTCCTCTCCGTAGGAAAATACTGAAAAAGTAA
- the ssb gene encoding single-stranded DNA-binding protein, translating to MLNRVVLVGRLTKDPDLRYTPSGVAVATFTLAVNRTFTNQQGEREADFLNCVIWRKQAENVANFLKKGSLAGVDGRLQSRSYEDQSGKRVYVTEVVAESVQFLEPRGASGGGGNNNYNNNNNNFGGYQENSGNQNPFGSDQNQRNQGRTSFDDDPFANDGKPIDISDDDLPF from the coding sequence ATGTTGAATCGAGTTGTATTAGTTGGAAGACTAACAAAAGATCCAGATTTGCGATACACACCAAGTGGAGTAGCTGTTGCTACCTTTACTCTTGCAGTGAACCGTACGTTTACAAACCAACAGGGTGAAAGAGAAGCTGATTTTCTTAACTGTGTGATTTGGCGTAAACAAGCTGAAAATGTTGCGAACTTCCTTAAAAAAGGTAGTCTTGCAGGAGTTGACGGTCGTTTACAGTCAAGAAGCTATGAAGATCAAAGTGGAAAACGAGTTTATGTAACAGAAGTTGTTGCAGAAAGTGTCCAATTCCTTGAGCCAAGAGGAGCAAGCGGCGGTGGCGGTAACAATAACTACAACAACAACAATAACAACTTTGGTGGGTACCAAGAGAACTCTGGTAATCAAAATCCATTCGGTTCAGATCAAAATCAACGTAATCAAGGTCGTACAAGCTTTGATGACGATCCATTTGCAAATGATGGAAAACCTATTGATATATCTGACGATGATTTACCGTTTTAA
- a CDS encoding DHH family phosphoesterase translates to MPSFYEKPFIRYPIYALIGVTVIAVLLLFFYNWLIGTILLACLAIAFYFINKAIKDFRTEMKEYITTLSYRLKKVGEEALMEMPIGILLFNDQYQIEWTNPFMTSCFDEDTLVGRSLFDVADSLVPLIKQEVESETITLHDREFKVIIKRDERLLYFFDVTEQIEIEKQYEDERTVLAFIFLDNYDEVTQAMDDQSRSAINSEVTSLLNKWAKDYGVFLKRTSSERFIGVLSEDILTKLEKTKFSILDEVREKTAIQNVSLTLSIGIGSGVSSLQELGDLAQSSLDLALGRGGDQVAIKQPSGKVKFFGGKTNPMEKRTRVRARVISHALKEIVSESDKVMIMGHKYPDMDAIGSAIGILKVCQVNGKEGFIVLDPEATDSGVEQLLAELKLHPELWSRFISPEQALEMMTDETLLIVVDTHKPSLVIDDRLLMRSEHVIVIDHHRRGEEFIKDPILVYMEPYASSTAELVTELLEYQPKHLKMNIIEATALLAGIIVDTKSFTLRTGSRTFDAASYLRAKGADTVLVQKFLKEDINSYVKRAQLIQHALIFKDGIAITVADEQEFYEQVTIAQAADTLLTMNGIEASFVIAKRNPEFISISARSLGDINVQIIMEALGGGGHLTNAATQLEHTTLQEVEKQLKLALEDYLEGGTKS, encoded by the coding sequence ATGCCAAGCTTTTATGAAAAACCATTCATCCGTTATCCCATTTATGCATTAATTGGCGTAACAGTGATAGCCGTACTTCTTCTATTTTTCTATAATTGGTTGATAGGAACCATCCTTCTTGCTTGTCTTGCAATTGCTTTTTATTTTATTAATAAAGCAATAAAAGACTTTAGAACAGAAATGAAAGAATATATTACAACTCTTTCATACCGATTGAAAAAAGTCGGTGAAGAGGCTTTGATGGAAATGCCAATTGGGATTTTGCTTTTCAATGATCAATATCAAATTGAGTGGACAAATCCTTTTATGACCTCCTGCTTTGATGAGGACACTCTTGTTGGCAGATCTTTATTTGATGTAGCTGATTCATTAGTTCCATTAATAAAACAGGAAGTAGAATCAGAGACGATTACATTACATGATCGAGAATTTAAGGTCATTATTAAACGTGATGAACGGCTATTGTATTTCTTTGATGTAACTGAGCAAATTGAAATTGAAAAGCAATATGAAGATGAACGTACAGTTTTAGCATTTATTTTCCTAGATAATTATGATGAAGTTACCCAAGCGATGGATGACCAATCAAGAAGTGCGATTAATAGTGAGGTAACATCTCTCTTAAATAAATGGGCAAAGGATTATGGTGTTTTTCTTAAAAGAACTTCATCTGAAAGATTTATTGGAGTATTGAGTGAAGACATTTTAACCAAACTTGAAAAAACTAAGTTTTCTATTCTGGATGAAGTTCGTGAAAAAACAGCTATTCAAAATGTATCATTAACTTTAAGTATTGGAATAGGATCAGGTGTTTCTTCGCTTCAGGAACTTGGCGATCTGGCGCAATCGAGCTTAGACTTAGCATTAGGACGTGGTGGAGATCAAGTGGCCATTAAACAACCTAGTGGAAAGGTAAAGTTCTTCGGAGGGAAAACAAATCCGATGGAAAAACGGACTAGAGTTCGTGCCCGTGTCATATCCCATGCATTGAAAGAAATTGTGTCTGAAAGCGATAAGGTAATGATTATGGGACATAAGTATCCGGATATGGATGCAATTGGCTCAGCAATCGGGATCCTTAAAGTTTGTCAGGTTAACGGAAAAGAAGGCTTTATTGTTTTAGATCCAGAAGCAACTGATTCTGGGGTTGAACAGCTTTTAGCAGAGCTTAAATTACACCCTGAACTGTGGTCAAGATTTATCTCACCAGAACAAGCACTCGAAATGATGACAGACGAAACACTGCTTATTGTTGTTGATACACATAAGCCATCATTAGTCATTGATGACCGATTGCTCATGAGAAGTGAGCATGTAATCGTTATTGATCATCATCGACGTGGGGAAGAATTTATTAAAGATCCCATTCTTGTTTATATGGAGCCCTATGCTTCGTCTACGGCAGAATTGGTGACCGAATTACTTGAATACCAGCCAAAGCATTTAAAAATGAATATAATTGAGGCTACCGCACTTTTAGCAGGAATTATTGTTGATACAAAGAGTTTTACACTTCGAACAGGATCACGTACATTTGATGCAGCTTCTTATTTACGAGCAAAAGGAGCAGACACAGTTTTAGTACAAAAGTTTCTAAAAGAAGATATCAATAGCTATGTAAAGCGGGCTCAACTTATCCAGCATGCATTAATATTTAAAGATGGCATTGCTATTACTGTTGCAGATGAACAGGAATTTTATGAGCAAGTGACAATTGCACAAGCAGCAGACACATTATTAACAATGAATGGAATTGAGGCATCGTTTGTTATTGCGAAACGAAACCCTGAGTTTATAAGCATAAGTGCCCGGTCACTTGGCGACATTAATGTTCAGATTATTATGGAAGCACTAGGTGGCGGTGGCCATTTAACAAATGCAGCAACACAGTTGGAGCATACAACATTACAAGAAGTCGAAAAACAGTTAAAATTAGCATTAGAAGATTATTTAGAGGGAGGAACCAAATCATGA